One Deltaproteobacteria bacterium DNA window includes the following coding sequences:
- the hslV gene encoding ATP-dependent protease subunit HslV — MSTRIHRRGAEHELTLRPEIRSTTILALRHKGVTVMAGDGQVTMNGTIVKGTARKVRRSAEGRIVAGFAGSAADGMTLFDRFEAKLKEYGGNLTRAAVELAKDWRTDRLLRRLEALMIVADRERIFLLSGTGDVIEPDGGVVGIGSGGSYATSAARALVRHTELDARSIAESAMTIAAEICVYTNRELVIEELS, encoded by the coding sequence ATGAGCACGCGGATCCATCGTCGAGGGGCGGAGCACGAGCTCACGCTGAGACCCGAGATCCGGAGCACGACGATCCTCGCGCTCCGACACAAGGGCGTCACGGTGATGGCCGGCGACGGTCAGGTCACCATGAACGGAACGATCGTCAAGGGCACGGCCCGCAAGGTGCGCCGCAGCGCCGAAGGACGGATCGTGGCCGGCTTCGCCGGGTCCGCCGCCGACGGCATGACGCTCTTCGACCGCTTCGAAGCGAAGCTCAAGGAGTACGGCGGCAACCTGACGCGGGCCGCGGTGGAGCTGGCCAAGGACTGGCGCACCGATCGGCTCCTGCGACGGCTCGAGGCGCTGATGATCGTCGCCGATCGCGAGCGCATCTTCCTGCTATCGGGGACCGGCGACGTCATCGAGCCCGACGGCGGCGTGGTGGGGATCGGGTCGGGCGGATCGTACGCCACCTCCGCAGCGCGGGCGCTCGTCCGGCATACCGAGCTCGACGCCCGGTCGATCGCCGAGTCCGCCATGACCATCGCCGCGGAGATCTGCGTCTACACCAACCGAGAACTGGTCATCGAGGAGCTGTCGTGA
- a CDS encoding diguanylate cyclase — translation MGRGLAKLTHAVRRWLATRHGLLWALGASILLGLGFFAAPWFPHAPWLRWAVGGVSLGLVLKRLLLGRPARASRLTRAVDQIETGLGLLSTVYIGLQLTGGPSSPLQPAAYLSVAYLVGVNERPAAAVLTLAALGLQGALHFAAGDLPGRWTEPALRGGAILLFAGANIVLLQLEVQKRRRDHDRRLAAEIRALRDEARDFRLISSSLASGGVRSRPQEESKLARGAVEAIHQQMYFVLEMLKKSLELQTCVLLWLDGSGERLRIKELVTDSTLVTETPIPAQAGALGGVVKNRLLLNLRRPRQGAKAIPYYAGPEEVGAFAGVPVLENGHLRGVLCADRRSDRPFTEMEEELLVEATRQILRAIQTERVFCAVERAKFEHERFYRASAMLNGALTLAQVYDTAFSAAQQIVEFDFAAVTLHDRQRGVHTICRVYGDDRETLEGQEFGDNAGLVAMVVKNKHFLPAGDGPRERDAVVFTRKLRIGSTPSLVVLPLIVHDNAVGTFVLASRSESRFPKEVREMLGVITNQVAVSIENAKMYKRMEEMATTDGLTGLPNHRTFQARFAEMLQRAERHGKPISLILTDVDKFKSVNDTYGHPVGDQVLRRVAGVLAEQVRRVDLAARYGGEEFAIVLEETDSAGARLLCERIREQMAAQVMSSEKGPFRVTVSLGVASYPADGREKETLVERADQALYQAKESGRNRTVRYAEMRGARAHAGAG, via the coding sequence ATGGGACGCGGTCTGGCGAAGCTCACCCATGCGGTCCGGCGATGGCTGGCCACGCGCCACGGGCTGCTGTGGGCTCTCGGCGCGTCGATCCTGCTCGGGCTCGGGTTCTTCGCCGCCCCGTGGTTCCCACACGCGCCGTGGCTCCGGTGGGCCGTTGGCGGCGTCTCCCTCGGGCTCGTCCTGAAGCGCCTTCTTCTCGGTAGGCCGGCCCGTGCCTCCAGGCTGACGCGGGCGGTCGACCAGATCGAGACCGGGCTCGGGCTCCTCTCCACGGTCTACATCGGGCTCCAGCTCACCGGCGGCCCGTCCTCTCCCTTGCAGCCGGCCGCGTATCTCTCGGTGGCCTACCTCGTGGGGGTGAACGAGCGTCCGGCGGCTGCCGTCCTCACGCTCGCCGCGCTCGGCCTGCAGGGGGCGCTCCACTTCGCCGCGGGGGACCTCCCCGGCCGATGGACGGAACCGGCGCTCCGGGGGGGCGCGATCCTCCTCTTCGCCGGGGCCAACATCGTGCTCTTGCAGCTCGAGGTGCAGAAGCGGCGTCGCGACCACGACCGACGGCTGGCGGCCGAGATTCGCGCGCTCCGGGACGAGGCGCGCGACTTTCGTCTCATCTCGAGCTCGCTCGCGAGCGGCGGCGTGCGGAGTCGTCCGCAGGAAGAGTCCAAGCTGGCGCGGGGCGCCGTCGAGGCGATCCATCAGCAGATGTACTTCGTCCTCGAGATGCTGAAGAAGTCGCTCGAGTTGCAGACCTGCGTGCTCCTCTGGCTCGATGGGAGCGGGGAGCGCCTGCGCATCAAGGAGCTCGTCACCGACAGCACGCTGGTGACGGAAACTCCCATCCCGGCGCAGGCCGGGGCGCTCGGCGGCGTGGTGAAGAACCGGCTGCTGCTCAACCTGAGGCGGCCGCGGCAGGGGGCCAAGGCCATCCCGTACTACGCGGGTCCCGAGGAGGTCGGTGCGTTCGCGGGCGTCCCGGTGCTCGAGAATGGGCACCTGCGCGGTGTGCTCTGCGCCGACCGGCGAAGCGATCGCCCCTTCACCGAGATGGAGGAGGAGCTCCTCGTCGAGGCGACGCGGCAGATCCTGCGCGCGATCCAGACGGAACGGGTCTTCTGCGCGGTGGAGCGCGCCAAGTTCGAGCACGAACGCTTCTACCGGGCGAGCGCGATGCTGAACGGGGCGCTCACGCTCGCCCAGGTCTACGACACCGCCTTCTCGGCGGCGCAGCAGATCGTGGAGTTCGACTTCGCCGCGGTGACCCTCCACGACCGGCAGCGCGGGGTCCATACGATCTGCCGCGTCTACGGGGACGACCGCGAGACGCTCGAGGGGCAAGAGTTCGGCGACAACGCGGGGCTCGTGGCGATGGTGGTCAAGAACAAGCACTTCCTGCCGGCGGGCGACGGCCCACGCGAGCGCGACGCGGTGGTCTTCACGCGCAAACTCCGCATCGGCTCGACCCCCTCGCTGGTCGTGCTGCCGCTCATCGTGCACGACAACGCCGTGGGGACCTTCGTGCTCGCGTCGCGCAGCGAATCGCGCTTCCCCAAGGAGGTGCGCGAGATGCTGGGCGTGATCACGAATCAGGTGGCGGTGTCGATCGAGAACGCGAAGATGTACAAGCGCATGGAGGAGATGGCGACGACGGACGGCCTGACGGGCCTGCCCAATCACCGTACCTTCCAGGCTCGCTTCGCCGAGATGCTCCAGCGCGCCGAGCGGCACGGCAAGCCGATCTCGCTCATCCTCACCGACGTGGACAAGTTCAAGTCGGTCAACGACACGTACGGTCACCCCGTGGGCGACCAGGTACTGAGACGCGTGGCTGGCGTGCTGGCCGAGCAGGTGCGGCGCGTGGATCTCGCGGCGCGCTATGGAGGAGAGGAGTTCGCGATCGTGCTCGAGGAGACGGACAGCGCCGGGGCACGCCTGCTCTGCGAACGCATCCGCGAGCAGATGGCCGCGCAGGTCATGAGCTCGGAGAAGGGGCCCTTCCGCGTGACTGTCTCCCTCGGGGTGGCGAGTTACCCGGCAGACGGGCGCGAGAAAGAGACGCTGGTCGAACGGGCCGACCAGGCGCTATACCAGGCGAAGGAGAGCGGGCGTAACCGGACCGTCCGGTACGCGGAGATGCGAGGCGCACGAGCCCACGCGGGAGCCGGATAG
- a CDS encoding tyrosine recombinase XerC: MQDHARAFLDSLLHERRLSPHTARAYGHDLDEFMAFLRARLGREPALGDLDIPQVRGYLASLFERNDASTISRKLSSLRSFGAFLVRRGVRPDNPVKLVSMPKRAKVLPRFLSVDEAFGLVGAVAGDDAAPVRDRAMVELLYAAGLRVSELCALDLGDLELDQAMVRVRHGKGDKARVVPMGRPAVEALQLYLAARGGFRHPKHGGQDPYAVFLNQRGGRLTVRSVARIVGRAGLAAGTRGRVSPHALRHSCATHLLDGGADLRSIQEILGHASLQTTQRYTHVSIDHLMKVYDAAHPRAVAVREKKAKP; the protein is encoded by the coding sequence ATGCAGGACCACGCGCGGGCCTTCCTCGACAGCCTGCTCCACGAGCGCCGGCTCTCACCGCACACCGCGCGGGCCTACGGGCACGACCTCGACGAATTTATGGCGTTTCTGCGGGCGCGACTCGGTCGCGAGCCCGCCCTTGGTGACCTTGACATCCCCCAGGTGCGTGGCTACCTTGCCTCGCTGTTCGAGCGGAATGACGCGAGCACCATCTCGAGGAAACTGAGCAGTCTGAGGAGTTTTGGCGCCTTCCTGGTGCGACGCGGCGTACGCCCCGACAATCCCGTCAAGCTGGTATCCATGCCCAAACGGGCCAAGGTGTTGCCGCGCTTTCTGAGCGTGGATGAGGCCTTTGGGCTGGTGGGAGCGGTGGCGGGCGACGACGCGGCGCCCGTTCGGGATCGGGCGATGGTCGAGCTGCTCTACGCGGCGGGGCTCCGGGTCTCCGAGCTCTGCGCGCTGGACCTCGGGGACCTGGAGCTGGATCAGGCGATGGTGCGCGTGCGGCACGGCAAGGGAGACAAGGCGCGCGTGGTGCCCATGGGGCGACCCGCGGTCGAGGCGCTCCAGCTCTACCTCGCGGCGCGCGGCGGCTTCCGGCACCCGAAGCACGGTGGACAGGATCCGTACGCGGTGTTCCTCAACCAGCGCGGCGGGCGGCTGACAGTGCGGTCGGTGGCGCGCATCGTGGGGCGTGCGGGCCTCGCGGCGGGGACCCGCGGCCGCGTGAGTCCGCATGCGCTGCGACACTCGTGCGCGACCCACCTCCTCGACGGAGGCGCCGACCTTCGTTCGATCCAGGAGATCCTCGGCCACGCCAGTCTGCAGACCACGCAGCGTTACACGCACGTGAGCATCGACCACCTGATGAAGGTCTACGACGCTGCCCACCCACGCGCGGTGGCGGTGCGGGAGAAGAAGGCCAAGCCATGA
- a CDS encoding PhoH family protein has translation MEKRFVLDTNVLLHDPRAVEHFGDKEVVIPIYVLEEIDGFKRELSERGRNARVFTRYLDQLRSNGARLSDGVPTESGGRIRVAFVRSPTEGVEGKRPRLSADELILAVAQEEQRRSPNVPVIFVTKDVNLRIRADALGLQAVDYLDERVEISELYSGVRDLEVQGEMVDRLYSEGVMPAPGDLLPNEYALVKDKANAGHAALARYDDQHRTLVALRRVRDGVWGIRPRNKEQAFALDLLLQDDVKLVTLVGKAGTGKTLLAIAAGLHKVVEDRAYHKLLVSRPIFPLGRDIGFLPGDLEDKLNPWMQPIFDNLELLMGGAKGERKERGYRELLDLGYVEVEPLTYIRGRSLPNQFMIVDEAQNLTPHEVKTIITRVGDNTKIILTGDPYQIDNPYVDSASNGLSTVVERFKGERLAGHVTLFKGERSELAELAANML, from the coding sequence TTGGAAAAACGATTCGTCCTGGACACGAACGTCCTGCTGCACGATCCGCGCGCCGTCGAGCACTTCGGGGACAAGGAGGTGGTGATTCCGATCTACGTCCTCGAGGAGATCGACGGCTTCAAGCGCGAGCTGAGCGAGCGGGGACGCAACGCGCGAGTCTTTACCCGGTACCTCGACCAGCTGCGCTCGAACGGCGCGCGGCTCTCCGACGGCGTACCGACGGAGAGCGGGGGTCGCATCCGGGTAGCCTTCGTGCGCTCGCCCACCGAGGGGGTGGAGGGGAAGCGGCCGCGGCTGAGCGCCGACGAGCTCATCTTGGCCGTCGCGCAGGAGGAGCAGCGCCGGAGCCCCAACGTCCCGGTCATCTTCGTGACGAAGGACGTGAACCTGCGCATTCGTGCGGACGCGCTCGGTCTGCAGGCCGTGGACTACCTCGACGAGCGCGTGGAGATCTCGGAGCTCTACAGCGGGGTGCGCGACCTCGAGGTGCAGGGCGAGATGGTGGACCGCCTCTACTCCGAGGGGGTCATGCCCGCGCCCGGCGACCTGTTGCCGAACGAGTATGCGCTCGTCAAGGACAAGGCCAACGCGGGTCACGCGGCGCTCGCGCGCTACGACGATCAGCACCGCACTCTCGTCGCGCTCCGGCGGGTACGCGACGGGGTGTGGGGGATCCGGCCGCGCAACAAGGAACAGGCCTTCGCCCTCGACCTCCTCCTGCAGGACGACGTCAAGCTCGTCACGCTGGTGGGCAAGGCCGGGACGGGCAAGACCCTGCTCGCCATCGCCGCCGGGCTGCACAAGGTCGTCGAGGACCGCGCGTACCACAAGCTCCTCGTCAGTCGGCCGATCTTCCCGCTCGGCCGCGACATCGGCTTCCTCCCGGGGGACCTCGAGGACAAGCTCAACCCGTGGATGCAGCCCATCTTCGACAACCTGGAGCTCCTCATGGGGGGGGCCAAGGGAGAGCGCAAGGAGCGCGGCTACCGGGAGCTCCTCGACCTGGGTTACGTCGAGGTGGAGCCGCTGACCTACATCCGCGGGCGTTCGCTCCCCAACCAGTTCATGATCGTGGACGAGGCGCAGAACCTGACCCCCCACGAGGTGAAGACGATCATCACGCGCGTGGGCGACAACACCAAGATCATCCTCACGGGCGACCCCTACCAGATCGACAACCCGTACGTGGACTCGGCGAGCAACGGCCTCTCGACCGTCGTCGAGCGGTTCAAGGGCGAGCGGCTGGCCGGCCACGTGACGCTCTTCAAGGGTGAGCGCTCCGAGCTCGCCGAGCTGGCCGCGAACATGCTCTGA
- a CDS encoding biopolymer transporter ExbD has translation MSFREEGGFRPRRPPVILDITPLIDCIFQLLIFFLLTASFVATPNVGVELPKSSATATSSPERDVVVVVTREGAIQFDGKTVSASDLVGALKKSFAQRPGARVLIQADRLSYHGQVVKVMDAAKAVGYKRLGVATQAGQ, from the coding sequence ATGAGCTTCAGGGAGGAGGGGGGCTTCCGGCCTCGGCGGCCGCCGGTGATACTGGATATCACGCCCCTCATCGACTGCATCTTTCAGTTGCTCATCTTCTTCCTGCTCACGGCCTCCTTCGTCGCGACGCCGAACGTGGGGGTGGAGCTGCCGAAGTCGTCCGCCACGGCGACCTCCTCTCCCGAGCGCGACGTGGTGGTGGTCGTGACCCGCGAGGGCGCGATCCAGTTCGACGGCAAGACGGTGTCGGCGAGCGACCTCGTGGGGGCGCTCAAGAAGTCCTTCGCGCAGCGTCCGGGGGCGCGCGTGCTGATCCAGGCCGACCGGTTGAGCTACCACGGGCAGGTGGTGAAGGTGATGGATGCGGCGAAGGCCGTGGGCTACAAGCGCCTGGGAGTCGCCACGCAAGCCGGTCAGTAG
- a CDS encoding MotA/TolQ/ExbB proton channel family protein translates to MYKIYEFLFLKGGPVMYPIVAGSVVALALILERAWALRRERVIPGAFRQRLRALVREAKLSEAEVLCQENGSALANIVAAGLKHAGEPRSDVKEAITEVGRREVTYLERWLELVGTIAAAEPLLGLLGTVTGLIKAFQAVEGLAAKGAGVSPGALASGIWEALITTAAGLMVGIPAYVGYRYLQGRVSALAVEMEEDSMEIVDLLAASRAPASDRAGALPPGEAPPVAGAGQQADA, encoded by the coding sequence ATGTACAAGATCTACGAGTTTCTCTTTCTCAAGGGCGGCCCGGTCATGTACCCGATCGTGGCTGGCTCCGTCGTGGCGCTCGCCCTCATCCTCGAGCGGGCCTGGGCCCTCCGGCGCGAGCGCGTCATCCCCGGCGCGTTTCGCCAGCGGCTGCGGGCGCTCGTGCGCGAGGCCAAGCTCTCGGAGGCCGAGGTCCTCTGCCAGGAGAACGGCTCCGCCCTGGCCAACATCGTCGCTGCCGGGCTGAAGCACGCGGGAGAGCCGCGCAGTGACGTCAAGGAGGCGATCACCGAGGTTGGTCGGCGTGAGGTGACCTACCTCGAGAGGTGGCTGGAGCTGGTCGGCACCATCGCTGCGGCCGAGCCCTTGCTCGGGCTCCTCGGTACGGTGACCGGCCTCATCAAGGCCTTTCAGGCGGTGGAAGGGCTCGCCGCGAAGGGGGCAGGGGTCAGCCCCGGGGCCCTGGCCTCGGGGATCTGGGAGGCCCTGATCACCACGGCCGCGGGGCTGATGGTGGGGATCCCGGCCTACGTCGGCTACCGGTACCTCCAGGGGAGGGTCAGCGCCCTCGCAGTCGAGATGGAGGAGGACTCGATGGAGATCGTGGACCTGCTCGCGGCCTCGCGCGCGCCAGCGAGCGACCGGGCAGGCGCTCTCCCGCCGGGCGAGGCGCCGCCCGTCGCGGGGGCGGGGCAGCAGGCGGACGCATGA
- a CDS encoding tetratricopeptide repeat protein — protein sequence MKRSLLPLFVAPFCLGWAVSEPGLPTGQSHMVQVTSSPTAGLEAGIPRRGWYAKGIDLDLQGRWEESYAAYQKAREEFVEWRRQRPRWAKMIDGWLMKCDYQLEQSSRLRYRPYHTSWRYPSSAASNYYYRATAKHNKWLAIRAFTGQAHRKLMQEVLEDYQAALKQYPTHQSARLALATAYHEAGQAKRAVQELQKVPRPIPRWLALQEAYYHTAAGQVDRAFALLSDAMAYSSSSRLHILRSNDFDRLRADPRFRRLVGEP from the coding sequence ATGAAACGGTCGCTTCTCCCGCTGTTCGTGGCGCCCTTCTGCCTCGGCTGGGCCGTCTCGGAGCCTGGCCTGCCGACGGGGCAGAGCCACATGGTGCAGGTGACCTCGAGCCCCACGGCAGGCCTCGAGGCGGGGATCCCTCGACGGGGCTGGTACGCCAAGGGGATCGACCTCGACCTCCAGGGGCGCTGGGAGGAATCCTACGCCGCCTATCAGAAGGCCCGCGAGGAGTTCGTGGAGTGGCGCCGCCAGCGCCCGCGGTGGGCGAAGATGATCGACGGCTGGCTGATGAAGTGCGACTACCAGCTCGAGCAGTCGAGCCGGCTGCGCTATCGCCCCTACCACACGAGCTGGCGCTACCCGTCGTCGGCGGCGAGCAACTACTACTATCGGGCGACCGCCAAGCACAACAAGTGGCTCGCCATCCGCGCCTTCACCGGGCAGGCCCACCGCAAGCTCATGCAGGAGGTCCTCGAGGACTACCAGGCGGCGCTCAAGCAATACCCGACGCATCAGTCGGCGCGCCTCGCCCTCGCCACTGCCTACCACGAAGCCGGTCAGGCGAAACGCGCGGTGCAGGAACTCCAGAAAGTGCCGCGACCCATCCCTCGATGGCTCGCGCTGCAGGAGGCCTACTACCACACGGCGGCGGGCCAGGTGGACCGCGCCTTCGCGTTGCTCAGCGACGCGATGGCCTACAGCAGCAGTTCGAGGCTGCACATCCTGCGCAGCAACGACTTCGACCGCCTGCGCGCCGACCCGCGTTTTCGCAGGCTGGTCGGTGAGCCGTGA
- a CDS encoding septum formation initiator family protein, protein MSPASHRWVLRLALAGGLAVGLGYLPYRAYGPSGVGRVHRLEQQLDRLDRGNAAMQEENQRLRGQVKRLTDGRRAIERVARDELGLVRPGDLVFQFE, encoded by the coding sequence ATGTCCCCCGCCTCGCACCGCTGGGTTCTGCGCCTCGCTCTCGCCGGCGGCCTCGCCGTGGGCCTCGGATACCTCCCGTACCGCGCCTACGGACCGAGCGGCGTGGGCCGCGTCCATCGCCTGGAGCAGCAGCTCGACCGCCTCGACCGCGGGAACGCCGCGATGCAGGAGGAGAACCAGCGTCTTCGGGGACAGGTGAAGCGGCTCACCGACGGTCGGCGAGCCATCGAGCGCGTCGCCCGGGACGAGCTCGGACTCGTGCGCCCGGGCGACCTCGTTTTCCAGTTCGAGTAG